The Tenebrio molitor chromosome 3, icTenMoli1.1, whole genome shotgun sequence genome contains a region encoding:
- the upSET gene encoding uncharacterized protein upSET isoform X3 produces MSVCLDTSSVLANQVSTSTATSISDEATIASQSSNDQAEASPQQPTPVRTIAKLPSTGNATLSKASLITVLNTPLGNVKTLCVTPAVSSNATGQFTVVNSATSLNVANSTVKPQTITLINTPVTVVKTISPNVEKSVADVVPNSSNVVAAATASVPALIENRGHNVFVKNTACAENVAVAAQDVPQSHKLLTANNFPTNNVLTTAISVNDVNVQKTANGQRNKVKILSNVLMPGTSQGASNIVLSKPSNVQQRYVSRQKVLGANNGATTKYLNKPPNNLINKQSVNMINKQQPSQRVLYPTHKSQIKTLPPVNNYLHGKPPGIKTLPPHSKGVPGQVQRTGSGLRTIPPQRPQKIANKPNYIGKHAVQAQKLKQPHKLKNLKPNQVYNSYHNAGVQEKQMTFNQALTAEIIETLSNKSGNMGSSYPNKNYESLPPRYENAYYPPDIKPTFSSEQAKPMEERNKSGLDLIYQAVLLDHNYNATLPPESPNRSIPTSTSSQMNGVSGCSMYSPGSGRTLSTSNPISSSTSLSTLSAVASNSNSVIGLQDEDAASDISDGSDRKQDTEGEETDTAPEAEAVNNEDQFGDYVTRCICGFIHDDGYMIECDRCKVWQHVQCVVKNKQVPDEYLCEVCDPHKHIDRQKARLAQQQWLRDRQFTDPKLRKDTKLKEVFKHKETLSDSDTSDGEHTGHNNNIIGKGRPNLVNRRKSDNHPKGGCARQRRDSAKETAQRRPIKKRERKVVKRKTKAQLKNHSDDENHESASSTTHLPQLRQWIENYEEAVTNHYSPELRARISSIRVNGAHTDLSVQFDPSVHKCRVHTQPLTELKYLVSTVHLPPNSPVIELRGKYMLSAQHRNSGSTFNTRQHAQRPGPFLFFYRLHKDNTEVCVDTRTYGNSARFIRRSCKPNAELRHSIVKGVLHLYIVTIANVEKNVELTIKHESHDLAAIGTTHIACACGNIDECTVNRTTIKKNGDSTDLHKKRRGRRTTSMSLSSEPEIPPTKPKKESIAQPPASPVAPVKPEEEEEEEEEEIKTEPEETVKSEPEEVKPEVKEEVIEPVEEKPLPDVKEVKVKEEEVKVTPPPSTTPPIATRRSSSHHKVEKEEVKEPEVKEECSPPTEKNKNKKLSREERKLEAILRAIAQMEKADQRKQEHQAKQAHRRESEPGPGKDEDKVEPKLKRKRRKGRARTSSTNTPTNRRNRLNSTDSYLTSGDETLLSPHDNAPVNRPSMKDNDYKENTQGNQQNCAEKDVGLLLALSNGEKANKSPPRETDSNSNSAQSSPETHLSSACLLVQAAVEPMEQGFKFPKTKKVLMNEWLNKVPEPVHSASSISPSSLTPHINTSTDYDSNVGFYTPGKSLVALAQVASFCDTNVQPRGNAKKRWLRQAISEDQCDSPSGRPESPPISETIAPPKKRRLPRESLSNDITPPSTPTSLTPSTSNNERQAPVQEGCVEIVYSGADEDSPTQAIEPDAVLEERVAEMKEEFSNCIVPPLQEAVSPTVSRSEMPSVTCLMDPRLSRDHHHIFSNSDHLVGTVEKTLSILGFEERKPEPITPAKRKLSITEYRQRKKLNNNDKTSIEEPVSTEENNSSESFKPLRPRSDSTSSCTSITSSDDEAPSLELSGKAPSAFNSEPTELERQRETTALRMKKVLGIAVDDESRKPALDVEAILNCELPPVVKTMPPSPNFPIPGSCDATGPKSSPGESAPPNPASKSPVGFVPPLEHEPAEAECEENEEKENDDGVQPNMFYTPDEEERGTDENAQGGYEEIDSVDYVPPFNNPIYPNDSNFTSYASVLDEEGRYEGRNPSPPPDLGTGNTPYPGQQT; encoded by the exons ATGAGTGTATGTCTAG ACACCAGCTCCGTGCTCGCCAACCAGGTGAGCACTTCGACGGCCACGTCGATTTCCGACGAGGCGACAATCGCATCACAGTCTTCTAATGACCAAGCAGAAGCGTCGCCTCAACAACCAACTCCTGTGAGAACCATAGCAAAGCTTCCTTCTACCGGTAACGCCACCCTCTCGAAAGCCTCCTTAATAACAGTGTTAAACACTCCACTGGGTAATGTGAAAACGTTGTGCGTAACTCCGGCGGTTTCTTCGAATGCGACTGGTCAGTTCACCGTAGTGAATTCTGCAACGTCGTTAAATGTGGCAAATTCTACAGTTAAACCGCAAACCATCACCCTGATTAATACCCCAGTTACCGTAGTGAAAACAATTTCACCGaatgttgaaaaaagtgtTGCTGATGTCGTACCTAACAGTTCTAACGTGGTCGCCGCTGCCACGGCATCAGTTCCGGCTTTAATCGAAAATAGGGGACATAATGTGTTTGTTAAGAATACGGCGTGCGCTGAAAATGTTGCGGTGGCAGCTCAGGATGTACCACAAAGTCACAAGTTACTCACAGCTAACAATTTTCCAACAAATAAC GTACTAACGACAGCGATCAGCGTGAATGATGTGAACGTACAAAAAACGGCGAATGGACAGAGaaacaaagttaaaattttgagcaacGTGTTAATGCCCGGAACGTCTCAAGGTGCTAGCAATATTGTGCTGAGTAAGCCTTCAAATGTTCAACAGCGTTACGTGTCTCGGCAGAAAGTGCTGGGAGCAAATAACGGTGctacaacaaaatatttaaacaaaccccctaataatttaataaacaaacagTCTGTTAACATGATTAATAAACAACAGCCTTCACAGAGAGTTCTATATCCGACACATAAAAGCCAAATAAAGACCCTTCCTCcggtaaataattatttacatgGAAAACCGCCAGGAATAAAAACTTTACCTCCGCATTCAAAGGGAGTACCGGGACAAGTCCAGAGAACGGGTTCAGGCTTGAGAACGATTCCTCCTCAGAGGCCGCAAAAGATTGCAAACAAGCCCAATTACATAGGAAAGCATGCTGTGCAAGcgcaaaaattgaaacagccacataaattgaaaaatctaaAGCCAAACCAGGTTTACAACAGCTATCACAATGCTGGCGTGCAGGAAAAACAGATGACCTTCAATCAAGCTTTAACTGCAGAAATCATAGAAACATTGAGCAACAAAAGTGGGAACATGGGCAGTTCATatccaaacaaaaattatgaaagcttACCTCCCCGATACGAAAACGCTTACTATCCACCCGACATCAAGCCTACGTT TTCCAGCGAGCAAGCGAAGCCGATGGAGGAAAGAAACAAATCTGGTCTCGATCTAATCTACCAAGCCGTACTTCTCGATCACAACTACAATGCAACTCTTCCGCCTGAATCTCCAAACAGATCAATCCCAACGTCGACGTCATCTCAAATGAACGGCGTTTCCGGTTGTTCAATGTATTCGCCCGGCAGCG GGAGGACCCTGTCAACTTCCAATCCGATATCGTCGTCGACGAGTCTGTCTACGCTGTCTGCGGTCGCGAGCAACAGCAACTCGGTCATCGGTCTACAGGACGAGGACGCCGCTTCGGACATCAGCGACGGATCGGACCGCAAACAGGACACGGAAGGTGAAGAGACGGACACGGCGCCAGAAGCCGAAGCCGTCAACAACGAAGATCAGTTCGGCGATTACGTCACGCGTTGCATCTG TGGTTTCATACACGACGACGGTTACATGATCGAGTGTGACCGATGCAAAGTGTGGCAACACGTCCAATGCGTCGTCAAGAATAAACAAGTCCCTGATGAGTACCTGTGCGAAGTGTGCGACCCCCACAAGCATATCGATCGTCAAAAGGCGCGACTCGCTCAACAGCAGTGGTTAAGGGACAGGCAGTTCACCGATCCCAAACTAAGAAAAGACACGAAGTTGAAAGAAGTGTTCAAACATAAAGAGACGCTGAGCGACAGCGATACTTCCGACGGGGAGCATACAG GGCACAATAACAACATCATAGGGAAAGGACGGCCGAATTTGGTCAACAGGAGGAAAAGTGACAATCATCCGAAAGGTGGTTGTGCAAGGCAACGGAGGGATTCGGCGAAAGAGACGGCTCAAAGGAGGCCGATCAAGAAAAGGGAAAGGAAAGTCGTCAAAAGAAAA ACGAAAGCCCAGTTGAAGAACCACAGCGACGACGAGAATCACGAGTCGGCGTCCTCCACCACCCACCTGCCGCAGCTCCGGCAGTGGATCGAGAACTACGAGGAGGCCGTCACCAACCACTACTCGCCGGAGCTGCGCGCTCGAATAAGCAGCATCCGCGTGAACGGCGCCCACACCGACCTCTCGGTCCAGTTCGATCCGTCAGTTCACAAATGCCGTGTTCACACACAACCGTTGACCGAACTGAAATATCTCGTCAGTACAGTGCATCTACCACCAAATTCGCCTGTGATCGAACTCCGGGGCAAGTACATGCTGTCGGCCCAGCACCGGAACTCGGGCAGCACGTTCAACACCCGACAGCACGCCCAGCGTCCCGGGCCGTTCCTATTCTTCTACAGGTTGCACAAGGACAACACCGAAGTGTGCGTTGATACGCGGACGTACGGCAATAGCGCGCGTTTCATAAGGAGGTCGTGCAAACCGAATGCCGAACTAAGACATTCGATTGTTAAAGGTGTGCTACATTTGTATATTGTGACGATCGCTAATGTGGAAAAGAATGTCGAGTTGACAATTAAACACGAATCGCACGATCTGGCAGCGATCGGTACGACGCATATTGCGTGCGCGTGTGGCAACATCGACGAATGTACGGTTAACAGGACGACCATCAAGAAGAATGGAGATTCTACAGACTT GCACAAGAAGAGGCGCGGTCGCAGGACCACCTCCATGTCGCTTTCGTCGGAGCCTGAAATTCCCCCAACCAAACCGAAGAAAGAATCGATCGCTCAGCCTCCGGCATCTCCCGTCGCCCCCGTCAAGcctgaagaagaagaagaggaggaggaggaggaaATCAAAACGGAACCAGAAGAAACCGTCAAATCGGAACCGGAAGAGGTCAAGCCGGAGGTGAAAGAGGAAGTCATCGAGCCGGTCGAGGAGAAACCGCTTCCGGACGTGAAAGAAGTTAAAGTGAAAGAAGAAGAGGTGAAGGTGACGCCACCGCCGTCGACAACGCCGCCTATCGCCACTAGGCGGTCTTCGTCCCACCACAAAGTGGAGAAAGAAGAGGTCAAAGAGCCCGAAGTCAAGGAGG AATGCTCACCCCCGAcagagaaaaacaaaaacaaaaagttgaGCAGAGAAGAGAGGAAATTGGAGGCCATATTGAGAGCCATAGCGCAGATGGAGAAGGCTGATCAAAGGAAACAGGAACACCAAGCGAAGCAGGCTCACAGAAGGGAATCCGAGCCGGGTCCTGGGAAGGACGAGGATAAAGTCGAACCAAAATTGAAACGGAAAAG GCGAAAAGGTAGGGCTCGGACGAGCAGTACGAATACCCCGACTAACCGCAGAAACCGCCTCAATTCAACGGATTCCTATCTCACTTCGGGAGATGAGACTTTGCTTTCTCCACATGACAATGCTCCAGTAAATCGTCCTTCCATGAAGGATAACGATTATAAAGAAAATACTCAAG GTAATCAACAAAATTGTGCCGAAAAAGATGTCGGTCTTCTTTTGGCCCTTTCAAATGGAGAAAAGGCAAATAAATCTCCACCCCGTGAAACTGATTCAAATTCTAATTCAGCCCAGTCATCACCGGAAACTCATCTGTCATCGGCTTGTCTTCTGGTGCAAGCCGCAGTGGAACCCATGGAACAGGGTTTTAAATTCCCCAAGACGAAAAAG GTGTTGATGAACGAATGGTTGAATAAAGTACCAGAACCGGTGCATTCTGCCAGTTCGATATCACCCTCTTCTCTTACGCCACATATCAACACTAGCACCGATTACGACTCGAATGTTGGATTTTACACCCCCGGTAAAAGTCTAGTGGCACTCGCTCAAGTAGCTAGTTTCTGCGATACAAACGTACAACCAAGAGGCAACGCGAAGAAGAGGTGGTTGCGACAAGCCATAAGTGAAGATCAATGTGATAGTCCATCCGGTCGACCTG AATCTCCTCCAATTAGCGAAACGATAGCACCTCCGAAAAAGCGGCGTCTGCCGAGGGAATCTCTCTCGAACGATATCACTCCACCATCAACACCAACGAGCTTAACGCCATCGACGAGTAAT AACGAACGTCAAGCACCAGTACAAGAAGGCTGTGTAGAAATCGTCTATAGCGGAGCAGACGAAGACAGTCCAACCCAGGCCATCGAACCGGATGCGGTACTAGAGGAACGCGTAGCAGAGATGAAGGAAGAGTTCAGCAATTGTATTGTGCCGCCGTTACAGGAGGCGGTTTCACCGACAGTGTCTCGATCAGAAATGCCCTCGGTCACGTGTTTGATGGATCCTCGATTATCGAGGGACCATCACCATATTTTCTCGAATAGCGATCATCTGGTCGGCACCGTAGAGAAGACGTTGAGTATTTTGGGGTTTGAAGAGAGAAAACCTGAGCCCATTACGCCAGCAAAGAGAaaa CTGTCTATCACAGAGTACAGGCAGAGGAAGAAGTTGAACAATAATGACAAAACTTCAATTGAAGAGCCCGTCAGTACGGAAGAGAATAATTCGTCGGAGTCGTTCAAGCCGTTACGTCCCAGGTCGGACAGCACTAGTAGTTGTACATCTATAACTTCGTCAGACGACGAAGCTCCTTCTTTAGAGTTATCTGGAAAAG CTCCGTCGGCGTTCAATTCGGAGCCCACCGAACTGGAACGCCAGAGAGAAACGACAGCCCTGAGGATGAAGAAAGTCCTGGGTATCGCCGTAGACGACGAATCCAGAAAGCCGG CATTAGACGTGGAAGCAATCCTGAACTGCGAACTCCCGCCGGTGGTGAAGACGATGCCGCCGAGTCCGAATTTCCCCATCCCGGGCAGCTGCGACGCGACCGGGCCGAAGTCCTCGCCGGGGGAGAGCGCGCCCCCCAATCCCGCATCGAAGAGTCCCGTCGGTTTCGTACCGCCCCTGGAACACGAACCGGCGGAGGCGGAATGCGAAGAGAACGAAGAAAAAGAGAACGACGACGGCGTCCAGCCGAACATGTTCTACACGCCCGACGAGGAAGAGCGGGGGACGGACGAGAACGCCCAAGGGGGGTACGAAGAGATCGATTCGGTGGATTACGTTCCGCCGTTTAACAATCCGATCTACCCCAACGACAGTAATTTTACCTCATACGCATCGGTCTTGG ACGAGGAAGGTCGGTACGAGGGACGCAACCCTTCGCCGCCTCCGGACTTGGGGACAGGTAACACGCCGTATCCCGGCCAGCAGACGTGA
- the upSET gene encoding uncharacterized protein upSET isoform X2, producing the protein MSVCLDTSSVLANQVSTSTATSISDEATIASQSSNDQAEASPQQPTPVRTIAKLPSTGNATLSKASLITVLNTPLGNVKTLCVTPAVSSNATGQFTVVNSATSLNVANSTVKPQTITLINTPVTVVKTISPNVEKSVADVVPNSSNVVAAATASVPALIENRGHNVFVKNTACAENVAVAAQDVPQSHKLLTANNFPTNNVLTTAISVNDVNVQKTANGQRNKVKILSNVLMPGTSQGASNIVLSKPSNVQQRYVSRQKVLGANNGATTKYLNKPPNNLINKQSVNMINKQQPSQRVLYPTHKSQIKTLPPVNNYLHGKPPGIKTLPPHSKGVPGQVQRTGSGLRTIPPQRPQKIANKPNYIGKHAVQAQKLKQPHKLKNLKPNQVYNSYHNAGVQEKQMTFNQALTAEIIETLSNKSGNMGSSYPNKNYESLPPRYENAYYPPDIKPTFEQAKPMEERNKSGLDLIYQAVLLDHNYNATLPPESPNRSIPTSTSSQMNGVSGCSMYSPGSGKRRTLSTSNPISSSTSLSTLSAVASNSNSVIGLQDEDAASDISDGSDRKQDTEGEETDTAPEAEAVNNEDQFGDYVTRCICGFIHDDGYMIECDRCKVWQHVQCVVKNKQVPDEYLCEVCDPHKHIDRQKARLAQQQWLRDRQFTDPKLRKDTKLKEVFKHKETLSDSDTSDGEHTGHNNNIIGKGRPNLVNRRKSDNHPKGGCARQRRDSAKETAQRRPIKKRERKVVKRKTKAQLKNHSDDENHESASSTTHLPQLRQWIENYEEAVTNHYSPELRARISSIRVNGAHTDLSVQFDPSVHKCRVHTQPLTELKYLVSTVHLPPNSPVIELRGKYMLSAQHRNSGSTFNTRQHAQRPGPFLFFYRLHKDNTEVCVDTRTYGNSARFIRRSCKPNAELRHSIVKGVLHLYIVTIANVEKNVELTIKHESHDLAAIGTTHIACACGNIDECTVNRTTIKKNGDSTDLHKKRRGRRTTSMSLSSEPEIPPTKPKKESIAQPPASPVAPVKPEEEEEEEEEEIKTEPEETVKSEPEEVKPEVKEEVIEPVEEKPLPDVKEVKVKEEEVKVTPPPSTTPPIATRRSSSHHKVEKEEVKEPEVKEECSPPTEKNKNKKLSREERKLEAILRAIAQMEKADQRKQEHQAKQAHRRESEPGPGKDEDKVEPKLKRKRRKGRARTSSTNTPTNRRNRLNSTDSYLTSGDETLLSPHDNAPVNRPSMKDNDYKENTQGNQQNCAEKDVGLLLALSNGEKANKSPPRETDSNSNSAQSSPETHLSSACLLVQAAVEPMEQGFKFPKTKKVLMNEWLNKVPEPVHSASSISPSSLTPHINTSTDYDSNVGFYTPGKSLVALAQVASFCDTNVQPRGNAKKRWLRQAISEDQCDSPSGRPESPPISETIAPPKKRRLPRESLSNDITPPSTPTSLTPSTSNNERQAPVQEGCVEIVYSGADEDSPTQAIEPDAVLEERVAEMKEEFSNCIVPPLQEAVSPTVSRSEMPSVTCLMDPRLSRDHHHIFSNSDHLVGTVEKTLSILGFEERKPEPITPAKRKLSITEYRQRKKLNNNDKTSIEEPVSTEENNSSESFKPLRPRSDSTSSCTSITSSDDEAPSLELSGKAPSAFNSEPTELERQRETTALRMKKVLGIAVDDESRKPALDVEAILNCELPPVVKTMPPSPNFPIPGSCDATGPKSSPGESAPPNPASKSPVGFVPPLEHEPAEAECEENEEKENDDGVQPNMFYTPDEEERGTDENAQGGYEEIDSVDYVPPFNNPIYPNDSNFTSYASVLDEEGRYEGRNPSPPPDLGTGNTPYPGQQT; encoded by the exons ATGAGTGTATGTCTAG ACACCAGCTCCGTGCTCGCCAACCAGGTGAGCACTTCGACGGCCACGTCGATTTCCGACGAGGCGACAATCGCATCACAGTCTTCTAATGACCAAGCAGAAGCGTCGCCTCAACAACCAACTCCTGTGAGAACCATAGCAAAGCTTCCTTCTACCGGTAACGCCACCCTCTCGAAAGCCTCCTTAATAACAGTGTTAAACACTCCACTGGGTAATGTGAAAACGTTGTGCGTAACTCCGGCGGTTTCTTCGAATGCGACTGGTCAGTTCACCGTAGTGAATTCTGCAACGTCGTTAAATGTGGCAAATTCTACAGTTAAACCGCAAACCATCACCCTGATTAATACCCCAGTTACCGTAGTGAAAACAATTTCACCGaatgttgaaaaaagtgtTGCTGATGTCGTACCTAACAGTTCTAACGTGGTCGCCGCTGCCACGGCATCAGTTCCGGCTTTAATCGAAAATAGGGGACATAATGTGTTTGTTAAGAATACGGCGTGCGCTGAAAATGTTGCGGTGGCAGCTCAGGATGTACCACAAAGTCACAAGTTACTCACAGCTAACAATTTTCCAACAAATAAC GTACTAACGACAGCGATCAGCGTGAATGATGTGAACGTACAAAAAACGGCGAATGGACAGAGaaacaaagttaaaattttgagcaacGTGTTAATGCCCGGAACGTCTCAAGGTGCTAGCAATATTGTGCTGAGTAAGCCTTCAAATGTTCAACAGCGTTACGTGTCTCGGCAGAAAGTGCTGGGAGCAAATAACGGTGctacaacaaaatatttaaacaaaccccctaataatttaataaacaaacagTCTGTTAACATGATTAATAAACAACAGCCTTCACAGAGAGTTCTATATCCGACACATAAAAGCCAAATAAAGACCCTTCCTCcggtaaataattatttacatgGAAAACCGCCAGGAATAAAAACTTTACCTCCGCATTCAAAGGGAGTACCGGGACAAGTCCAGAGAACGGGTTCAGGCTTGAGAACGATTCCTCCTCAGAGGCCGCAAAAGATTGCAAACAAGCCCAATTACATAGGAAAGCATGCTGTGCAAGcgcaaaaattgaaacagccacataaattgaaaaatctaaAGCCAAACCAGGTTTACAACAGCTATCACAATGCTGGCGTGCAGGAAAAACAGATGACCTTCAATCAAGCTTTAACTGCAGAAATCATAGAAACATTGAGCAACAAAAGTGGGAACATGGGCAGTTCATatccaaacaaaaattatgaaagcttACCTCCCCGATACGAAAACGCTTACTATCCACCCGACATCAAGCCTACGTT CGAGCAAGCGAAGCCGATGGAGGAAAGAAACAAATCTGGTCTCGATCTAATCTACCAAGCCGTACTTCTCGATCACAACTACAATGCAACTCTTCCGCCTGAATCTCCAAACAGATCAATCCCAACGTCGACGTCATCTCAAATGAACGGCGTTTCCGGTTGTTCAATGTATTCGCCCGGCAGCGGTAAAA GGAGGACCCTGTCAACTTCCAATCCGATATCGTCGTCGACGAGTCTGTCTACGCTGTCTGCGGTCGCGAGCAACAGCAACTCGGTCATCGGTCTACAGGACGAGGACGCCGCTTCGGACATCAGCGACGGATCGGACCGCAAACAGGACACGGAAGGTGAAGAGACGGACACGGCGCCAGAAGCCGAAGCCGTCAACAACGAAGATCAGTTCGGCGATTACGTCACGCGTTGCATCTG TGGTTTCATACACGACGACGGTTACATGATCGAGTGTGACCGATGCAAAGTGTGGCAACACGTCCAATGCGTCGTCAAGAATAAACAAGTCCCTGATGAGTACCTGTGCGAAGTGTGCGACCCCCACAAGCATATCGATCGTCAAAAGGCGCGACTCGCTCAACAGCAGTGGTTAAGGGACAGGCAGTTCACCGATCCCAAACTAAGAAAAGACACGAAGTTGAAAGAAGTGTTCAAACATAAAGAGACGCTGAGCGACAGCGATACTTCCGACGGGGAGCATACAG GGCACAATAACAACATCATAGGGAAAGGACGGCCGAATTTGGTCAACAGGAGGAAAAGTGACAATCATCCGAAAGGTGGTTGTGCAAGGCAACGGAGGGATTCGGCGAAAGAGACGGCTCAAAGGAGGCCGATCAAGAAAAGGGAAAGGAAAGTCGTCAAAAGAAAA ACGAAAGCCCAGTTGAAGAACCACAGCGACGACGAGAATCACGAGTCGGCGTCCTCCACCACCCACCTGCCGCAGCTCCGGCAGTGGATCGAGAACTACGAGGAGGCCGTCACCAACCACTACTCGCCGGAGCTGCGCGCTCGAATAAGCAGCATCCGCGTGAACGGCGCCCACACCGACCTCTCGGTCCAGTTCGATCCGTCAGTTCACAAATGCCGTGTTCACACACAACCGTTGACCGAACTGAAATATCTCGTCAGTACAGTGCATCTACCACCAAATTCGCCTGTGATCGAACTCCGGGGCAAGTACATGCTGTCGGCCCAGCACCGGAACTCGGGCAGCACGTTCAACACCCGACAGCACGCCCAGCGTCCCGGGCCGTTCCTATTCTTCTACAGGTTGCACAAGGACAACACCGAAGTGTGCGTTGATACGCGGACGTACGGCAATAGCGCGCGTTTCATAAGGAGGTCGTGCAAACCGAATGCCGAACTAAGACATTCGATTGTTAAAGGTGTGCTACATTTGTATATTGTGACGATCGCTAATGTGGAAAAGAATGTCGAGTTGACAATTAAACACGAATCGCACGATCTGGCAGCGATCGGTACGACGCATATTGCGTGCGCGTGTGGCAACATCGACGAATGTACGGTTAACAGGACGACCATCAAGAAGAATGGAGATTCTACAGACTT GCACAAGAAGAGGCGCGGTCGCAGGACCACCTCCATGTCGCTTTCGTCGGAGCCTGAAATTCCCCCAACCAAACCGAAGAAAGAATCGATCGCTCAGCCTCCGGCATCTCCCGTCGCCCCCGTCAAGcctgaagaagaagaagaggaggaggaggaggaaATCAAAACGGAACCAGAAGAAACCGTCAAATCGGAACCGGAAGAGGTCAAGCCGGAGGTGAAAGAGGAAGTCATCGAGCCGGTCGAGGAGAAACCGCTTCCGGACGTGAAAGAAGTTAAAGTGAAAGAAGAAGAGGTGAAGGTGACGCCACCGCCGTCGACAACGCCGCCTATCGCCACTAGGCGGTCTTCGTCCCACCACAAAGTGGAGAAAGAAGAGGTCAAAGAGCCCGAAGTCAAGGAGG AATGCTCACCCCCGAcagagaaaaacaaaaacaaaaagttgaGCAGAGAAGAGAGGAAATTGGAGGCCATATTGAGAGCCATAGCGCAGATGGAGAAGGCTGATCAAAGGAAACAGGAACACCAAGCGAAGCAGGCTCACAGAAGGGAATCCGAGCCGGGTCCTGGGAAGGACGAGGATAAAGTCGAACCAAAATTGAAACGGAAAAG GCGAAAAGGTAGGGCTCGGACGAGCAGTACGAATACCCCGACTAACCGCAGAAACCGCCTCAATTCAACGGATTCCTATCTCACTTCGGGAGATGAGACTTTGCTTTCTCCACATGACAATGCTCCAGTAAATCGTCCTTCCATGAAGGATAACGATTATAAAGAAAATACTCAAG GTAATCAACAAAATTGTGCCGAAAAAGATGTCGGTCTTCTTTTGGCCCTTTCAAATGGAGAAAAGGCAAATAAATCTCCACCCCGTGAAACTGATTCAAATTCTAATTCAGCCCAGTCATCACCGGAAACTCATCTGTCATCGGCTTGTCTTCTGGTGCAAGCCGCAGTGGAACCCATGGAACAGGGTTTTAAATTCCCCAAGACGAAAAAG GTGTTGATGAACGAATGGTTGAATAAAGTACCAGAACCGGTGCATTCTGCCAGTTCGATATCACCCTCTTCTCTTACGCCACATATCAACACTAGCACCGATTACGACTCGAATGTTGGATTTTACACCCCCGGTAAAAGTCTAGTGGCACTCGCTCAAGTAGCTAGTTTCTGCGATACAAACGTACAACCAAGAGGCAACGCGAAGAAGAGGTGGTTGCGACAAGCCATAAGTGAAGATCAATGTGATAGTCCATCCGGTCGACCTG AATCTCCTCCAATTAGCGAAACGATAGCACCTCCGAAAAAGCGGCGTCTGCCGAGGGAATCTCTCTCGAACGATATCACTCCACCATCAACACCAACGAGCTTAACGCCATCGACGAGTAAT AACGAACGTCAAGCACCAGTACAAGAAGGCTGTGTAGAAATCGTCTATAGCGGAGCAGACGAAGACAGTCCAACCCAGGCCATCGAACCGGATGCGGTACTAGAGGAACGCGTAGCAGAGATGAAGGAAGAGTTCAGCAATTGTATTGTGCCGCCGTTACAGGAGGCGGTTTCACCGACAGTGTCTCGATCAGAAATGCCCTCGGTCACGTGTTTGATGGATCCTCGATTATCGAGGGACCATCACCATATTTTCTCGAATAGCGATCATCTGGTCGGCACCGTAGAGAAGACGTTGAGTATTTTGGGGTTTGAAGAGAGAAAACCTGAGCCCATTACGCCAGCAAAGAGAaaa CTGTCTATCACAGAGTACAGGCAGAGGAAGAAGTTGAACAATAATGACAAAACTTCAATTGAAGAGCCCGTCAGTACGGAAGAGAATAATTCGTCGGAGTCGTTCAAGCCGTTACGTCCCAGGTCGGACAGCACTAGTAGTTGTACATCTATAACTTCGTCAGACGACGAAGCTCCTTCTTTAGAGTTATCTGGAAAAG CTCCGTCGGCGTTCAATTCGGAGCCCACCGAACTGGAACGCCAGAGAGAAACGACAGCCCTGAGGATGAAGAAAGTCCTGGGTATCGCCGTAGACGACGAATCCAGAAAGCCGG CATTAGACGTGGAAGCAATCCTGAACTGCGAACTCCCGCCGGTGGTGAAGACGATGCCGCCGAGTCCGAATTTCCCCATCCCGGGCAGCTGCGACGCGACCGGGCCGAAGTCCTCGCCGGGGGAGAGCGCGCCCCCCAATCCCGCATCGAAGAGTCCCGTCGGTTTCGTACCGCCCCTGGAACACGAACCGGCGGAGGCGGAATGCGAAGAGAACGAAGAAAAAGAGAACGACGACGGCGTCCAGCCGAACATGTTCTACACGCCCGACGAGGAAGAGCGGGGGACGGACGAGAACGCCCAAGGGGGGTACGAAGAGATCGATTCGGTGGATTACGTTCCGCCGTTTAACAATCCGATCTACCCCAACGACAGTAATTTTACCTCATACGCATCGGTCTTGG ACGAGGAAGGTCGGTACGAGGGACGCAACCCTTCGCCGCCTCCGGACTTGGGGACAGGTAACACGCCGTATCCCGGCCAGCAGACGTGA